From Nicotiana tabacum cultivar K326 chromosome 22, ASM71507v2, whole genome shotgun sequence, one genomic window encodes:
- the LOC107771057 gene encoding large ribosomal subunit protein P2A-like — MKVIAAYLLAVLGGNSCPKAKDLKNILGSVGAEADDDRIELLLSQVEGKDITELIAAGREKLASVPAGGGAVAVAAPTGGAAAAPAAEEKKEEKKVEEKEESDDDMGFSLFD; from the exons ATGAAGGTAATCGCAGCTTACTTGTTGGCCGTATTGGGTGGCAACTCCTGCCCTAAGGCTAAAGATTTGAAGAACATCCTTGGATCTG TTGGAGCTGAGGCTGATGATGATAGGATTGAACTGCTCCTCTCCCAAGTTGAGGGCAAGGATATCACTGAGCTGATTGCTGCTGGCAGAGAAAAGTTGGCTTCAGTACCAGCCGGTGGTGGTGCTGTTGCAGTCGCTGCACCTACAGGCGGCGCTGCTGCTGCACCTGCTGCCGaggagaagaaggaagaaaagaaagtGGAAGAGAAAGAGGAGTCAGATGAT GACATGGGCTTCAGTCTTTTCGATTAG